From the genome of Opisthocomus hoazin isolate bOpiHoa1 chromosome 8, bOpiHoa1.hap1, whole genome shotgun sequence, one region includes:
- the AGBL3 gene encoding LOW QUALITY PROTEIN: cytosolic carboxypeptidase 3 (The sequence of the model RefSeq protein was modified relative to this genomic sequence to represent the inferred CDS: substituted 1 base at 1 genomic stop codon), with protein MAPCPTPPPVRRAFAAAPRGLGSRRYRRCGMPCPAGRAASGDGESLGGGEEGGSDEGRSKCFVPEDNQRCAVLTDSVCAHLFPRAKQILLSPDSETVVPQPQEPQNLDDSLPAGQFSLVYWPHQCEVIRDRIEHIDWVPTAPKPLYAPTGLEMMPPYQTPDKGTVIYLGEEANKNSCCMYSXVRGLCPLKQILHQKGDNTLIFEARFESGNLQEVVKVNEFEYQLTLRTDLYTSKHTQWYYFQVSNMQAGMPYRFTIVNFTKRNSLYKRGLRPLLYSEVDAKKHKVGWRRTGNEIKYYKNNAGRGRLQYFSLTWTFQFPHDQDTCYFAHCYPYTYSNLQEYLGAISNDPVKSKFCKIHVLCHSLAGNTVYVLTITNPPKSGKGTERKAVILTARVHPGETNSSWIMKGFLDYILSDTGEAQLLRDNFVFKVVPMLNPDGVIVGNHRCSLTGQDLNRKYRSNVKKLYPSVWYTRNMIRRVMGGDDVFLYCDIHGHNRKQNVFMYGCERKWQAKAPYVHPRVFPLLLSKSCPDKFSFPDCRFRVRKSKEGTGQVVMWKMGISNSYTLEASICGSKLGCRQSTHFDMKDLESIGQHFCYALLNYCVHNKEEHEKVVKHQARVNSRVLNSDVLDWDSSSQTSDSPDSCDLDAHQLKLGAEKKNETSGEHFHSIAKDRSNESKNTQGLETQHKIFQVPDPVKKGTQRYSAL; from the exons ATGGCGCCGTGTCCCACTCCCCCTCCGGTGCGGCGGGCGTTTGCGGCGGCTCCGCGGGGGCTGGGATCACGGCGGTACCGCCGCTGCGGGATGCCCTGTCCCGCCGGCCGGGCAGCGAGCGGGGACGGGGAGAGCctcggcggcggggaggagggcggCTCA gatgaaGGCCGCTCTAAATGCTTTGTGCCGGAAGACAATCAGCGGTGTGCTGTTCTTACAG ATTCAGTTTGTGCTCATCTTTTTCCGAGGGCAAAACAGATTCTGCTGTCACCTGACTCAGAGACAGTGGTACCCCAACCTCAGGAGCCTCAGAATCTGGATGATTCGTTGCCTGCTGGTCAGTTTTCCCTGGTGTACTGGCCACACCAATGTGAAGTCATCAGGGACAGAATTGAGCACATTG aTTGGGTACCCACTGCCCCTAAGCCATTGTATGCTCCAACAGGTTTGGAGATGATGCCGCCATACCAAACTCCTGACAAAGGCACTGTCATTTATCTAGGAGAAGAAG CTAACAAAAACTCCTGCTGTATGTATTCCTGAGTGAGAGGTCTCTGCCCCCTGAAGCAGATCCTCCATCAGAAAGGGGACAACACACTGATCTTCGAAGCACGGTTTGAGAGTGGGAATTTGCAGGAGGTGGTCAAAGT CAATGAATTTGAGTACCAGCTGACCCTGCGCACCGACCTCTACACAAGCAAACACACACAGTGGTACTACTTCCAAGTAAGCAATATGCAGGCGGGGATGCCCTATCGCTTCACTATTGTCAACTTTACCAAGCGTAACAGCCTATATAAACGTGGCTTGCGGCCACTGTTGTACTCAGAAGTCGATGCTAAGAAACACAAGGTTGGCTGGCGAAGGACTGGAAATGAAATCAAGTATTACAAAAACAATGCGGGCCGAGGTAGACTTCAATATTTCTCACTCACTTGGACGTTCCAGTTCCCTCATGACCAAGACACCTGCTACTTTGCCCACTGCTATCCTTACACCTACTCCAACCTGCAGGAGTACCTGGGGGCCATCTCTAATGATCCAGTGAAGTCCAAATTCTGCAAGATACACGTCTTGTGCCATTCACTGGCAGGAAACACAGTGTACGTTTTAACTATCACCAACCCCCCCAAAAGCGGCAAAGGCACCGAGAGGAAGGCTGTGATACTAACTGCGAGGGTGCATCCAGGAGAAACTAACAGTTCCTGGATAATGAAGGGCTTTCTGGATTATATTCTTAGTGATACAGGCGAAGCTCAACTCCTGCGGGACAATTTTGTCTTCAAAGTGGTACCCATGTTGAATCCGGATGGTGTGATTGTGGGAAATCACCGCTGCTCTTTAACAGGTCAGGACTTGAACCGAAAATACAGGTCTAACGTGAAGAAATTGTATCCTTCTGTCTGGTATACCCGAAACATGATCAGAAG AGTGATGGGAGGAGATGATGTTTTTCTGTATTGTGACATCCATGGTCACAACAGGAAACAAAATGTCTTCATGTATGGCTGTGAGAGAAAGTGGCAAGCAAAAGCACCATACGTGCATCCACGTGTCTTCCCACTCTTGCTGAGCAAGAGCTGCCCAGATAAG TTCTCATTCCCAGACTGCCGTTTCAGAGTACGAAAGAGCAAAGAAGGCACAGGTCAAGTGGTAATGTGGAAGATGGGCATCAGCAACAGCTACACTTTGGAAGCCTCTATCTGTGGCTCTAAGTTGG gctgcaggcaAAGCACCCATTTTGATATGAAAGACTTGGAGTCAATAGGACAGCATTTCTGTTATGCTCTCTTGAACTACTGTGTTCATAACAAGGAG GAACACGAGAAAGTAGTGAAGCACCAAGCCAGAGTGAACTCCAGGGTCCTGAATTCTGATGTGTTAGATTGGGATTCCAG CAGCCAAACTTCTGACAGTCCAGACTCCTGTGATCTTGATGCACATCAGCTAAAACTAGGTGCTGAG aaaaaaaatgaaacatcagGAGAACATTTTCACAGCATTGCTAAAGATAGAAGTAACGAAAGCAAAAAT ACTCAAGGCCTTGAAACTCAACATAAGATTTTTCAGGTACCTGACCCAGTGAAAAAAG GCACCCAGAGGTATTCTGCCTTATGa